AACCTTGATAACCGCCTGGACATCGACACCGTTTCCAGACGAGCCGGTTATTCGAAATGGCACCTTCAGCGCATCTTCAAAGAACATACGGGTTATCCCATCGCCGGGTATATTCGCGCGCAAAAGCTGCGAAAATCGGTTGAACGCTTAACCCACAGCGACGAACCGATTTTGAACGTGGCGATCGCGTTGGGCTTTGACTCTCAGCAGTCATTCAACCGCAGCTTCAAGCGTCAGTATGGTCAGGCCCCCGGCGCATGGCGCCGCAATGCCGGTTGCCCGTTGAGTAAACGCCAATGTCAGTAATGCCTCTGTCGGGGGTCAGGACCACCGCGAATGCCTCTACGCCAGCCTGATGAATTGATTGACCCTCTCTTCGCCGCTTATTGTCACGATTCACCGCCCGTTTACTGGCGGTCAGAGGCGGGACAGTCTCTGCGGCAGGGATAAGACCGCTTCCATCTGCGTCTGTGCTGTTGACTTATTCTGTAAAAAGATTACTTTTCAGGACATGAAGAAGATACTCATCATTGTCCCCGATGGCGGTATGCTGTTTGAATCCGCTGGTATTGCCGACATTCTGATGCAGGCCAATCGCCTGCATCCGGAAGGTGCTACGGACATCTGTTACCAGGTGCAATTAGCAACAACTCAACCGCATCAGGTGATCCATGGTCAGTCTGGTTTAAATTTACTGGCAGATCATCGCCTGCATGAAATTGACCCTCGTGAGCCTCTGGATACCATCATTATCACCGGCAGAGGTCAAAATCCGCAGGAAGGGATTGCAGTGGTTGACTGGCTGCGCCTTGCCGCTCCCCATGCCCGCCGCATTGCATCCATTTGCGGCGGCGCGATGCTGCTGGCGCAAACCGGACTGCTGGACGGCAGACGAGCCACCACCCACTGGAAGCTACTGGAAACTATGCAGGCAGAATTCCCTCAGGTGCGCGTCGAAGGCGGTCCGCTTTATATTCAGGACGAACACATCTGGACGTCAGGCGGAGTCAGTTCCGGCTTTGACCTGACGCTTGCCCTGGTTGAAGAGGACTACGGCTTCAGTCTGGCACGCGACATCGCTCAGGACTTCGTCATGTACCTGCGCCGACCCGGAGGCCAGTTGCAGTTTAGCCGCTACAACCTTCAGCAGAGCAGTACCCAGGGCCCCATTAGCGATCTACAGGCCTGGCTGCTCGAAAACCTTACCGCCGACCTCAGTGTGGATAAACTGGCGACAAAAGTCGCCATGAGCCCGCGTAATTTCACCCGCGTGTTTACCCGGGAAACCGGCGCTTCGCCGGCCCGTTACGTCGCCGAAGCCCGTCTGGCTGCTGCACGACAGCGTCTGGAGCAGACCAACGAGACGCTGGATCGTATCGCTGAACAAACGGGATTTGGCAGCAGCATTAACCTACGGCGACTGTTTGAGAAACAGCTCCAGCTCACGCCGGGAGAATATCGTCAGCGCTTTCACTGTCGTAAAATGGCGTAAAGTGATCCTTTTTTGTCATTTACGCCAACTGATGACCGACCTACATTACCTTCAGAGACAACAGATAAGGAGTTGATCATGGTAAAGGTCGGTATTAACGGTTTTGGCCGTATCGGACGCAACGTACTGCGTGCAGCGCTGGGTAACCCGGATATTCAGATTGTGGCAATCAACGATCTGACAGACAGTAAGACACTGGCGCATCTGCTGACATACGATTCGCTGCTCGGAAAACTCGATGCCGACGTCACCGCCGGTGAAGGGCAGCTTGTCGTTGACGGTAAACCCATTACCGTGTTCAGCGAACGCGACCCCGCCAACATCCCATGGCGTCAAAGCGAAGTTGATATTGTTATTGAAGCAACCGGCTTCTTCACTGACCGTGACAAAGCAGCGGTGCATATCCACAGCGGTGGCGCAAAGCGCGTGATTATCTCCGCCCCCGGTAAAAACGAAGATTTAACCATCGTGATGGGCGTTAACGATGGCCTCTACTCCCCGGATAAACACGTCGTGGTCAGCAACGGTAGTTGCACCACTAACGGTCTGGCACCTGCCGCGCAGGTTCTGCACCAGCATTTCGGTATTAAGCATGGTCTGATGAACACCACCCACGCCTATACCAACAGTCAGGCGCTGCATGACCAGCCGGAAAAAGACCTTCGTGGCGCTCGCGCTGCCGCATTGTCGATTGTGCCTTACTCCAGCGGTGCCGCGAAGGCGCTTGGCAAAGTCATTCCTGAGCTGGATGGTCGTTTGACCGGTTACTCGCTGCGCGTACCGGTTCCGGTGGTTTCCATTGTCGATCTAACCGTAACGCTTGAGCGGGATGTGACGACGGAAGAGGTCAATAATGCGTTTCGTGAAGCCGCCGCAGCGGGACCACTGAAAGGGATCCTCGGTTACAGCGATGAACCACTCGTCTCAAGCGACTACCAGGGCGACCCGCGTTCTTCCATTATCGACGGCCTGTCGACGCTGGTGATTGGCGGAAATATGGTCAAAATTCTGGCGTGGTATGACAATGAATGGGGATTCTCCAACCGCCTCGTCGACCTGGCGCTGTTGATGGCAAGGCGTGAACGCTAATCCCCTGCTCTCGCATTCCCTCTAAATCCACGCCTGGCGTGGATTTTTAATTTCTGCTCAGCGAGAATTATCATGAAATCGGTAGGTTTAACCGACAGGTGCGCCCCTTACTGAATAGTCGCAGCGTCCCCCTTGATTAAGGATAGCGTTGCATCGACCCGTTGAACTCACAGCTCATAGCAGACCTGAGAACCAGCCAACCTATCCTCTGCGAGCTTACAGCAGACGTGAACGTGTTATATAAAAGGCGAAGGCAGTACTTGCATGAATACCATTCGAAATGGCAACCTCCTGAATCCGATCTCACCTGTGGCATGCACAATGCCAAATCCAGCATTTTTGATAGCTGTTTAGTTAATACTGTATCGAAAGCCTTTAAAAAGGTATTTTGCCTGATTCATCACTTTTGTTTCTCTTGTCTTATGTATTATTGCTGTGGTTCAGCCATTAAGAATAAAAAAGAGCCAGATGACATTTCAGATATAGCTTATCCATAATATTAACAATTGATAGTATTGAAATAGCACTCTAGGAAATGGACTATTTTTATTTCTCATAGACGAGAATTTACATATCATGATATAATGTACGAGGAAAAGCACGCAGGTTATTAACCTGTATGCTTTGTGATTAAATTTTCGAGGGGACTATTCCAGTGGGACGTAAATGGGCCAATATTGTTGCTAAAAAAACGGCTAAAGACGGTGCAACATCTAACGTATATGCAAAGTTCGGTGTAGAAATTTATGCCGCGGCTAAACAAGGTGAACCAGACCCTGAATTAAACACATCTTTAAAGTTCGTTATTGAACGTGCAAAACAAGCACAGGTCCCAAAACACGTTATTGATAAAGCCATTGATAAAGCCAAAGGTGGCGGAGATGAAACGTTCGTGCCAGGGCGTTATGAAGGCTTTGGCCCCAATGGTGCAATGGTTATCGCTGAAACGTTAACGTCGAATGTTAACCGTACGATTGCTAATGTCCGCACAATTTTCAATAAAAAAGGCGGCAATATCGGCGCGGCAGGTTCTGTAAGCTATATGTTTGACAATACTGGCGTGATTGTATTTAAAGGAACAGACCCTGACCATATTTTTGAAATTTTGCTTGAGGCTGAAGTTGATGTTCGCGATGTAACCGAAGAAGAAGGAAACATCGTTATTTATACTGAACCTACGGACCTTCACAAAGGAATTGCAGCGCTAAAAGCAGCAGGTATTACTGAATTCTCAACAACAGAATTAGAAATGATTGCTCAATCTGAAGTTGAACTTTCACCAGAAGATTTA
The sequence above is drawn from the Citrobacter amalonaticus genome and encodes:
- a CDS encoding helix-turn-helix domain-containing protein yields the protein MNTGAFIHDLLDWINNNLDNRLDIDTVSRRAGYSKWHLQRIFKEHTGYPIAGYIRAQKLRKSVERLTHSDEPILNVAIALGFDSQQSFNRSFKRQYGQAPGAWRRNAGCPLSKRQCQ
- a CDS encoding GlxA family transcriptional regulator — encoded protein: MKKILIIVPDGGMLFESAGIADILMQANRLHPEGATDICYQVQLATTQPHQVIHGQSGLNLLADHRLHEIDPREPLDTIIITGRGQNPQEGIAVVDWLRLAAPHARRIASICGGAMLLAQTGLLDGRRATTHWKLLETMQAEFPQVRVEGGPLYIQDEHIWTSGGVSSGFDLTLALVEEDYGFSLARDIAQDFVMYLRRPGGQLQFSRYNLQQSSTQGPISDLQAWLLENLTADLSVDKLATKVAMSPRNFTRVFTRETGASPARYVAEARLAAARQRLEQTNETLDRIAEQTGFGSSINLRRLFEKQLQLTPGEYRQRFHCRKMA
- the gap gene encoding type I glyceraldehyde-3-phosphate dehydrogenase, which encodes MVKVGINGFGRIGRNVLRAALGNPDIQIVAINDLTDSKTLAHLLTYDSLLGKLDADVTAGEGQLVVDGKPITVFSERDPANIPWRQSEVDIVIEATGFFTDRDKAAVHIHSGGAKRVIISAPGKNEDLTIVMGVNDGLYSPDKHVVVSNGSCTTNGLAPAAQVLHQHFGIKHGLMNTTHAYTNSQALHDQPEKDLRGARAAALSIVPYSSGAAKALGKVIPELDGRLTGYSLRVPVPVVSIVDLTVTLERDVTTEEVNNAFREAAAAGPLKGILGYSDEPLVSSDYQGDPRSSIIDGLSTLVIGGNMVKILAWYDNEWGFSNRLVDLALLMARRER
- a CDS encoding YebC/PmpR family DNA-binding transcriptional regulator; the protein is MGRKWANIVAKKTAKDGATSNVYAKFGVEIYAAAKQGEPDPELNTSLKFVIERAKQAQVPKHVIDKAIDKAKGGGDETFVPGRYEGFGPNGAMVIAETLTSNVNRTIANVRTIFNKKGGNIGAAGSVSYMFDNTGVIVFKGTDPDHIFEILLEAEVDVRDVTEEEGNIVIYTEPTDLHKGIAALKAAGITEFSTTELEMIAQSEVELSPEDLEIFEGLVNALEDDDDVQKVYHNVANL